The following coding sequences are from one Eleginops maclovinus isolate JMC-PN-2008 ecotype Puerto Natales chromosome 13, JC_Emac_rtc_rv5, whole genome shotgun sequence window:
- the tcf19l gene encoding transcription factor 19: MLCGVQPCFQLLRIGSSAGDSARDLYTFRPALSHSVFRLGRAAELCDVTLDSTSVSRIHAELHAEREAGEGDVAPQEEGWMVHVKDRSSHGTWVNEVRLQPGVQWELSDGDTLTFGDQSAPGSPEFYFLFQKVKVRPLDFDAITIPKAGTFSSDLQNRIRTNQERKTAANLDLSKLSINRSTVILNSIGSLSKMKGSAWTFKRSHSNEGTASDPGSSYSPPLAVGMSSLLPPSTPPSFSAASVPSSKSLQPTSRSRRKSAHTVLLEDDSSDEPRSRGALTGAVEDGQRSRAKKRRRLYKSESETFSPPPLPMQPKTHTDIRRPLEAKPFPAGIRTIGSFHGAMTNSRLNQHLLQASFSHPAAHKQEVHTVQRVQTVMHGNIAAFRQQKSAHCAPVPQRGRRRALSSPVFSPLVVGGEKYSLASPSMRICAEERGRVQFNRFHHPASKRRGRPRKHPLPPRPSLPSPSSSSSSSTSSASSSSGSSSSSSDEDDDDEEEEEETTNGAVEPCAAPRCRLPQQDTVQWIQCDVCDSWYHIDCLHVDRKKLLKDPNADFHCGCC, encoded by the exons ATGCTGTGCGGGGTGCAGCCGTGCTTCCAGTTGCTGCGGATCGGGTCGTCTGCAGGGGACTCGGCGAGGGACCTGTACACATTCAGGCCGGCGCTGAGCCACTCAGTGTTCAGGCTGGGCCGGGCGGCGGAGCTGTGTGACGTCACGCTTGACTCCACCTCGGTGTCACGGATCCACGCTGAGCTGCACgcagagagggaggcaggggaAGGTGATGTGGCGCCGCAGGAGGAAGGCTGGATGGTCCACGTCAAGGACAGGAGCAGTCATG GCACCTGGGTGAACGAGGTCCGCCTCCAGCCCGGCGTCCAGTGGGAGCTCTCGGACGGGGACACCCTGACCTTCGGGGACCAGTCTGCTCCAGGGAGCCCCGAGTTCTACTTCCTCTTTCAGAAGGTCAAAGTTCGCCCGCTAGACTTCGATGCCATCACGATTCCAAAG GCGGGCACCTTCTCCTCCGACCTTCAGAACCGGATCAGAACGAACCAGGAACGCAAGACAGCCGCCAACCTGGACCTGTCCAAGCTGTCCATCAACCGCTCCACCGTCATCCTCAACTCTATCGGCAGTCTGAGCAAGATGAAGGGCAGCGCCTGGACCTTCAAGAGGAGCCACAGCAATGAGGGCACTGCCTCGGACCCCGGCTCCTCCTACTCCCCCCCTCTGGCCGTGGGCATGTCCTCTCTGCTCCCGCCCTCCACGCCTCCATCCTTCTCAGCAGCTTCAGTGCCTTCGTCAAAGTCCCTGCAGCCGACCTCCAGGAGCCGCAGGAAGTCGGCTCACACggtgctgctggaggacgaCAGCTCCGATGAGCCCAGGAGTCGAGGAG CTCTAACAGGAGCTGTGGAGGACGGACAGAGGTCGAGGGCGAAGAAGCGGCGGCGGCTCTACAAGTCCGAGTCGGAGACCTTCAGTCCACCCCCTCTGCCGATGCAGCCAAAGACCCACACCGACATCCGGCGCCCCCTTGAGGCCAAGCCCTTCCCCGCTGGCATCAGGACCATTGGCAGTTTCCACGGCGCCATGACCAACAGCCGCCTGAACCAGCACCTCCTCCAGGCGTCCTTCTCCCACCCCGCCGcccacaaacaggaagtgcacaCGGTGCAGCGTGTCCAGACGGTGATGCACGGCAACATCGCAGCGTTCCGCCAGCAGAAGTCTGCACACTGCGCTCCGGTGCCGCAGAGGGGTAGGCGGAGGGCCCTCAGCTCCCCCGTGTTCTCCCCCCTGGTGGTGGGAGGGGAGAAGTACAGCCTGGCCTCGCCCTCAATGAGGATCTGCGCCGAAGAGAGAGGCAGGGTGCAGTTCAACAGATTCCACCACCCAGCAAG TAAGCGACGGGGCCGGCCCAGAAAACACCCGCTTCCTCCCCGGCCTTCCCTtccctctccatcctcctcgtcctcctcttccacctcctctgcctcctcctcctcgggctcctcctcttcctcctccgaTGAGGACGACgatgacgaggaggaagaggaggagacgaCAAATGGAGCGGTGGAGCCTTGCGCGGCCCCCCGCTGCCGCCTCCCGCAGCAGGACACAGTGCAGTGGATCCAGTGCGATGTGTGTGACTCCTGGTACCACATCGACTGTCTGCATGTGGACCGCAAGAAGCTGCTGAAGGACCCCAATGCAGACTTCCACTGCGGCTGTTGctga